Below is a window of Desulfarculaceae bacterium DNA.
AGGCCGGTCCGCGTTTCTTGGTTTCGCCCGGGAGCTAGGCCTTTTCGGGATACACCGCCAGGCTGGCCGAGGCCAGCACCACCAGCACGCTGCCCACGTTGTGGGTGATGGCCGCGGCGATGGGGCTGAGCCAGCCCAGGCCCGAGGCCAGCACCGCCGCCGCGTTGAAGCCGATGCCAAAGGCGATGTTGATCTTGATGATGGCCAGCATGCGCCGCGACAGGCCGATGACCCAGGGCAGGCGGGCCAGGTCGTCGTGGGTCAGGGCCACGTCGGCGGTCTCCAGGGCCACGTCGGTGCCCGCCGCGCCCATGGCCACCCCCACCGAGCTCACCGCCAGGGCGGGCGCGTCGTTGATGCCGTCGCCCACGTACATCACCGGCAAATCCCGCGCCTGATACTGCTTGATCACCTCCACCTTGTCCTGGGGCTTGAGGCCCGCGTGCACCGCGCCGATTCCCGCCGCCCGGGCCACCCGCCCCACCGCCTTGGCGTGGTCGCCGCTGAGGATGGCGCTTTCGTCCACTCCCAGGGCCCGGAAGCGCTCCAGGGTCTCGGCCACGCCGGGGCGCAGGGCGTCGCTCACATTGAGCAGGCCCACGGGCACGTGGTCGCGGTAGACCACCAGGGGGGTGGTGCCGCGCTCCAGGGAGCGGTCCACGTCCTCTTGCAGGGAGCAAGGCAGCGCCGGAGCCCCGGCCCCGGGGGCCGCGCCGCCCACCTCGATCAGCGAGCCGTCCACCATGGCCTTGACCCCCAGGCCGATCTCGTGGAAGGCGTTCTCCGCCCCGCGCAGGGCCACGCGGGCGTAGTGCGCCGCCTGCAATACCGCCCGGGCCAGGGGATGGGTGCAATGCTGCTCCGCGCTGGCCGCGTAGGTGAGCAGTTCGTCCTGCTCCACTCCTTCCGCGCAGGCGATATCTTCCACCCGGGGCTGGCCTAGGGTCAGGGTGCCGGTCTTGTCGAAGAGCACTGCCCGCACCCCGGCCAAGCGCTCGATGTATTGCCCGCCCTTGATGAGGATGCCCGCCTTGGCCGCGCGGCCCAGGGCGGCCACCGTGGCCGTGGGCGCGGCCAGGATCAGCGCGCAGGGGCAGCCCACGATGAGCACCGCCACCGCCCGGTCCAGATCGCCGGTTATGAGCCAGGTGAGGCCCGCGCAGCCCAGAATCGCCGGGGTGAACCAGGTGGCGTAGCGGTCGATGAAGCGCACCGCCTTGGGCCGGTGCTGCTCGGCCTGGCCCACCAGAGCGATCACCTTGCCCAGGGTGGTGTCCTGGCCCACCTTTACCGTGGTGGCCCGGAGCACCCCGTTGAGATTCAGGGTGCCGGCCAGCACCGCGTCGCCCTCGCGCTTGGCCACGGGCAGGGGCTCGCCGGTCATGCTGGACTCGTCCAGCAGGCTGGCCCCCACCAGCACCTCGGCATCCACCGGCACCCGCTCGCCGGGCTTGATGAGGATCACATCGCCCACCGCCACCGAGCCCACCGGCACCTCGCGCTCTGCCTCGCCGTCGAGCAGCGTGGCGGTATCCGGCGATATGTTCATCAGGGCTTTGATGGCGTTGCGGGCCGATTCGCTGGTGGCCTGCTCGATGAGCCCGCCCAGGGTCATCACGAAGCTGACCACCGCCGCGGTAAGGAACTCGCCTTGGGCCAGGCTGGCCACGATGGCCAGGCTCACCAGCTCGTCCACGTTGACCTCGCGGTGCACCAGGCCCTTGAGCGCGCCCCACACAATGGGCAGGCCGTTGACCGCCACTGCGGCCAGGGCCAGGCCCTGCCCCGGCAAGCTGGGGGTGTCGCTGCCGTAGTCCACCAAAAAGCTGGCCAGGGCCAACAGGGCCCCGCCGGCAGCGATATAAAAGTCGCGGAGCTTCAAAAGCTCCTGGTAGGAGCCCAAATGGGCGAAGCGGCCGATCATGATGCCAAACCTATCTGCTGAACTTGTTGAAGATGTCCACCACCTCGGCGATGGTCTCGGACTCGCGGTCGTGGGTCTGGATGGCCGTGGCCACGCAGCCTTTGAGGTGATCCTCCAGGATCAGGCCTCCCAGGGAGCGCAAGGCGCCTTGGGCGGCGGCCACCTGCTTGAGAACCTGCATGCAGTCGCGGTCCTCCTCCACCATCTTGCGCAGGCCGCGCACCTGTCCTTCGATCCGGTTGATCCGGGCGATCAGCTTGTGGTGGTCGTCACCGCACAGGGCCATCTTCGCCTCCTTGGTACATATACATGGTATATGTATATCGCTCCAGGCAAGAGCGGTCAAGCGCATGGTTTTGCCCAAACGAAAAGGCCCGCCCCCAGCGGGACGGGCCTGGCAAGCGAATTAAGTTTTGCTAGGCCGAGGCCGCCTTCTTGCTCAGGTTGGCGGGAATGGTGGTCACGGGCAGCACCACGGTGAAGGTGGTTCCCTGGCCCTCGTGGCTGGAGACCATGATGCGGCCGCCGTGCTTGACCACGATGCCTTGCGACACGCTTAAGCCCAAGCCGGTGCCCTTGCCCTTGCCCTTGGTGGTGAAGAAGGGATCAAAGATGGAGCTGATGATATGGGCCGGGATGCCGGTGCCCTCGTCGATGACCTTCACGGCCAGATAGTTGGGCTCGTCGGCCGGCAACACCAGCACCTGGATCTTCCCGCCCTTGTGGCTGGCGTCGATGGCGTTGAGGATCAGGTTCAAAAACACCTGCCGAAGCTGCTGGCTGTCGCCATGCACCCGGGGCAGGTTGCCCGAGCCCTGGTAGTGAATCTTGATGCCCGATAGCTTGATCTGGTTGCCGGCCAGGGCGATGGTCTCCTGCAACAGGAGGGGCAGGTCCAAGGGCTCCAGCTGGCTGCCGCTCTCGCGGGCGAAATCCAGCAGGTTGCTGATGATCTTCTTGGCCCGCTCCGCTTCGCCCACCACGTCGCCGATCATCTCCCGGCGTTCCTCGTCGTTCAGGTCGGGGTAGTCCTCCTGCAAGACATGGGCGGTCAGAGTGATGTTGTTCATGGGGTTGTTCAGCTCATGGGCCACCCCGGCGGTGAGGGTGCCCACCGCGCGCATCTTGTGCGACTGCACCAGCACCGCCTCCCGGTTCTCCAGCTCCTCGATCATGGTGTTGATGGCCAGAGCCAGCTCGGTGAATTCGTCGCGGTAGCGCCGGGTGGGAGTCACCGGGGTGAAGTCGCCCGAGGCGATGCGGTGGGCGTAGCTGCCGAAGCGGTTGATGGAGCTGAGCATCCGGGTGCCCAGCAGATAGGCGTGCACGATCATGAACACCAGGAGCATGCCCATGGAGTAGAACAGCAGGTGGCGCGAGCGGGTGATCACCTCGCCCAGGGCGGCCTTCTCCTTGCTCAGGACGGCCAGCGCGCTCGAGACCATCTGCTGGCCCTGGGCGCGCACCTGGCTCTGCACCTTGATGCGCTCGGACTTGCTCAGGGGCTGGTCCCCCCGGGAGCGCTGGTCCAGCCTCTCCAGCAGGCGGGCGTAGGCGTGCAGGTTGGGCAGGATCAGCTCGCGCCAGTTCTCGCCCATGATGGCCGAAAGCTCCTCGGCGTTGCGGTTGAGGATCGCCTCGGCCTGGAACACGTTGTCCTGGGCGTCGCTGAGGTTGGTGCCGTAGAGGAAAAAGTTCTTCTCAAAGCGCCGCGCCTGCTCCACCTGCATCACGTAGTCGTTGACGATCTCCAAAAAGCGGGTCTTGGACTCCATGCGGTGGAAGCTGGCCACCAGGGCCACGGCCACCGCCACCGCCACCAGGAAGGCGATGGCGTTGCCCAGGAAGATCTGCAAGCGCAGGCTGAAGCGGGGCCGGGCCAACAAGGCGCGGCGGGCCTGCTCCGCGTCGCGGGCCAGGCCCAGGCGCCCTTCTATGGCCGCGGCCTCGGCGGCCAGGTCGTCGGCCTCGTTGGGGTCCAGGCCCCCGTGGGGGTGCGGCCCCTCAGGCATCGGCCGTTTCCGCCGGCGTCTCGAAGTCGATGGAGGAGCCCAGGGCCTTGGCCGCCTTGGCGATGACCCTGCGCAGATCGTCGGGCTTGAAAGGCTTGGCGATGAAGTCGAAGGCGCCCTTTTCCATGGCCTCGCGGGCCAGGGACATCATGGCGTAGCCGGTGATCATGATCACCTTGCAGCGGGGCCAGCGATCGCGCACGAACTCCAGCACCTGCATCCCGTCGATCTGATCCATGCGGATGTCGGTGACCACCACGTCGAACTCTTTTTGGCCCACCCGGGCCAGGGCTTCCTCGGGGTCCTCGAAGACCTCCACGTCGCAGCCTATCTTGGCCAGGGCCGGCTTGAGACGCCTCCCCACGATGGGCTCGTCGTCTAGTAGCAGCACCGTCAGGTTTTCTGACATCGGTATACCTCCATAAGAACATTGCCCGGCGTTGTGCCCGCCGGTCAAGAGCCGGCTCGCCCTAGCGTGCGCTTTGAGCCGCCTGGCCGAAGTAGTCGCGGATGACGTGCACCTCCACGTGGCGCACCCCGTCGATGTTGCCGGCCAACTGGCGCACCGTCTCCTGCTTCTTGCGCTGGTCCTTTTTCAGGCTCTGGATGTAGGCCACCACGGTGCCGTCGTTGGACTCCACCCGGATGTCCGGGAAGCGCTCCATCAGCTCCAGGCGCACCTGGGCGGCCAGGGCCTTGTCCTGCATCAGCTTGCGGGAGTAGGTCATGGGCTGGAACTTGCGGTAGCCGGCCGCGTCGCAGATGATCTCCACCGCCTTGTCCGGCTCCAGGGTGCCCAGGCTGAGCACCATGTCGTAGAGCGAGGCGTCGGTCTGGTCCAGCTCGTAGGCCTCTTGGGACCAGCGCTTCTGCTCCTCGGCCTGGCGCTCGGCCAGCTTCCTGGCCCGGTCCACGGGCACGCCCTCGGCCTCGGCCAGGGATTGGGCCAGCTGTTCGGTGTCGTTGATGATGCGCACCTTGAGGGCGTGGGCGATGCCCCGCACGAAGCAGTGGGCCCCCAGGCCGTAGCACACCGCGCCGTCTTCCATGAGCTCGCCCAGGCAGTCGGCCTCGATGAAGGCCAAGAGCTTGCGCCAGCGGGTGCGGCGGGTGAGGAAGCCGGGCGGCTCCTCCAGGGCCTTGACCAGCTCCTCCTCGGGCACCTGGTGCTTGGCGGCCACCCCGGCCAGCAGGTCGCGGCCCAGGTAGCGGTAGCCCAG
It encodes the following:
- a CDS encoding metal-sensitive transcriptional regulator, coding for MALCGDDHHKLIARINRIEGQVRGLRKMVEEDRDCMQVLKQVAAAQGALRSLGGLILEDHLKGCVATAIQTHDRESETIAEVVDIFNKFSR
- a CDS encoding response regulator, with the protein product MSENLTVLLLDDEPIVGRRLKPALAKIGCDVEVFEDPEEALARVGQKEFDVVVTDIRMDQIDGMQVLEFVRDRWPRCKVIMITGYAMMSLAREAMEKGAFDFIAKPFKPDDLRRVIAKAAKALGSSIDFETPAETADA
- a CDS encoding cytidylate kinase-like family protein → MPLIIVSADDFGQGREIAHKVAAVLGYRYLGRDLLAGVAAKHQVPEEELVKALEEPPGFLTRRTRWRKLLAFIEADCLGELMEDGAVCYGLGAHCFVRGIAHALKVRIINDTEQLAQSLAEAEGVPVDRARKLAERQAEEQKRWSQEAYELDQTDASLYDMVLSLGTLEPDKAVEIICDAAGYRKFQPMTYSRKLMQDKALAAQVRLELMERFPDIRVESNDGTVVAYIQSLKKDQRKKQETVRQLAGNIDGVRHVEVHVIRDYFGQAAQSAR
- a CDS encoding HAMP domain-containing histidine kinase; translated protein: MPEGPHPHGGLDPNEADDLAAEAAAIEGRLGLARDAEQARRALLARPRFSLRLQIFLGNAIAFLVAVAVAVALVASFHRMESKTRFLEIVNDYVMQVEQARRFEKNFFLYGTNLSDAQDNVFQAEAILNRNAEELSAIMGENWRELILPNLHAYARLLERLDQRSRGDQPLSKSERIKVQSQVRAQGQQMVSSALAVLSKEKAALGEVITRSRHLLFYSMGMLLVFMIVHAYLLGTRMLSSINRFGSYAHRIASGDFTPVTPTRRYRDEFTELALAINTMIEELENREAVLVQSHKMRAVGTLTAGVAHELNNPMNNITLTAHVLQEDYPDLNDEERREMIGDVVGEAERAKKIISNLLDFARESGSQLEPLDLPLLLQETIALAGNQIKLSGIKIHYQGSGNLPRVHGDSQQLRQVFLNLILNAIDASHKGGKIQVLVLPADEPNYLAVKVIDEGTGIPAHIISSIFDPFFTTKGKGKGTGLGLSVSQGIVVKHGGRIMVSSHEGQGTTFTVVLPVTTIPANLSKKAASA
- a CDS encoding cation-translocating P-type ATPase gives rise to the protein MIGRFAHLGSYQELLKLRDFYIAAGGALLALASFLVDYGSDTPSLPGQGLALAAVAVNGLPIVWGALKGLVHREVNVDELVSLAIVASLAQGEFLTAAVVSFVMTLGGLIEQATSESARNAIKALMNISPDTATLLDGEAEREVPVGSVAVGDVILIKPGERVPVDAEVLVGASLLDESSMTGEPLPVAKREGDAVLAGTLNLNGVLRATTVKVGQDTTLGKVIALVGQAEQHRPKAVRFIDRYATWFTPAILGCAGLTWLITGDLDRAVAVLIVGCPCALILAAPTATVAALGRAAKAGILIKGGQYIERLAGVRAVLFDKTGTLTLGQPRVEDIACAEGVEQDELLTYAASAEQHCTHPLARAVLQAAHYARVALRGAENAFHEIGLGVKAMVDGSLIEVGGAAPGAGAPALPCSLQEDVDRSLERGTTPLVVYRDHVPVGLLNVSDALRPGVAETLERFRALGVDESAILSGDHAKAVGRVARAAGIGAVHAGLKPQDKVEVIKQYQARDLPVMYVGDGINDAPALAVSSVGVAMGAAGTDVALETADVALTHDDLARLPWVIGLSRRMLAIIKINIAFGIGFNAAAVLASGLGWLSPIAAAITHNVGSVLVVLASASLAVYPEKA